The window TCGCAAATTTCCACACCGGATAACGGTTCATGATGGCAGCCGCTTCAAAGAAGAAAAGAAAGCACTGAAGGAAAGTACCCAGGGCCTGCGCTTGAGCCTTTCGGACCCTTACTTGATCGTGCCTTTAGGCAAGACTTGCACCACGGCGGAACGTTGCATTTGAACTTCCACGCCATTGGCAATCTCAATGCTCAAAAAGCTGTCGCCCAGCTTGCTGACTTTGCCCAAAAAGCCGCCTGCTGTGATGATTTCATCGCCCTTGGCGAGCGCATCGATCATGGCCTTGTGTTCTTTTTGCTTCTTCATTTGGGGGCGAATCATGACGAAATACAGCACCACAAACATCAAGAGCAAGGGCAGCATGCTCATCAAAGAAGATTGCATGTCTCCACCAGCTGCGGCAGCTGCTGGGGCGGTTTGGGCAAATGCGGATGAAATGAACATCATCGAACTCCACTGATCTATCAATAAAAAATCCCTTGATGGCGGCATGAAAGCAGCCATTTGGGCCAACCATGGATTGTATGCGGGGCTATGATGAGGCCCAAAGACCTTGTCCAACTCGGGAGACGACCATGGCCAGCCATTCTCATGATCACGATCACGACCATTCCACCCTCAGTGAGATGGACGTCAGAGTTCGGGCCCTCGAAACCTTGCTGACCCAAAAAGGCTACATCGACACGGCGGCCATTGACCGCATCATCGAAACGTACGAAACCGAAGTTGGCCCTCACAACGGCGCCCAAGTGGTGGCCAAGGCTTGGGCCGAGCCAGACTTCAAAGCCTGGCTGCTGGAAGATGCCACGGCGGCCATCGCCTCATTGGGCTTTACAGGTCGCCAAGGCGAACACATGGTGGCTGTTGAAAACACCCCCGAGCTGCACAACATGGTGGTTTGCACCCTGTGCAGTTGCTACCCCTGGACGGTCTTGGGCTTGCCACCGGTTTGGTACAAAAGTGCGGCTTATCGGTCGCGTGCCGTGCTGGAGCCGCGCAAAGTCTTGGCCGACTTTGGCGTGACATTGCCCCAAAGCACCCGCATACGGGTTTGGGATTCCACCGCTGAAGTCCGCTATTTGGTCTTGCCCCGACGCCCCGCAGGAACGGAGAATTTGTCGCAAGCAGAATTGACCAAGATGGTCACGCGCGACGCCATGATTGGGACGGCACTGGTATGAACGGCGTCCATGACATGGGTGGCCAACAAGGCTTTGGCCCCGTACACGTCGAAAAAAACGAGCCCCTTTTTCACGCTGACTGGGAAAGCCGGGCCATGGCAGTCACAGTGGCCATGGGCGCCAGCGGTCAGTGGAACATTGACCTGAGCCGCTCGGCACGCGAATCCTTGCCACCGGCCGTCTACTTGTCCAGCAGCTATTACGAAATATGGATTCGGGCCCTGGAGCAACTCATGCTGGCGCGCGGCATGGTGACGCAAGCAGAGCTTGTCAGTGGTCAGATGACCCAAGCGCCCGTCAAAGTGAACCGCGTCCTCACCCGAGACACCGTCGATGCCGCATTGAAAGCAGGTAGCCCCACCGAGCGGCCCATCGACCAAGCTGCCTTGTTCAAGGTGGGCCAACAAGTTCGCGCACGCAACATGCACCCCCAGGGTCATACCCGCTTGCCTCGCTATGTTCGTGGCCACACAGGGACAGTGGTCCGTGTGCATGGCGGCCATGTCTTCCCCGATGGTCACACCTTGCGCGCCACCCCGCCTTTCAACGTGCCCGTGCAATGGCTGTACACCGTGGTGTTTAAGGGCACCACCCTGTGGGGCGAGCAGAGCGATACCACTGTGGAGGTGACGGTGGACGCATGGGAGTCTTATTTAGAAGCCGTGGCCTAAAGCCTTTGCAAGCAGCCACCTGGACACAAGCAGTATGCAAAACACCCACCTGACACTTGAAGAGATTGCCCAACTCTGCGGCGGTCAAATGCCGCTGCCAGTGCAAGACAGCCAAGGGGCGGTGTTTTCAGAGCCTTGGCAAGCGCATGCTTTTGCCATGACTTTGCAATTGCACGAAAAAGGTTTGTTCACTTGGCCCGAATGGGCCGCGGCCCTGACGCAGGAAATTCGCAATGCTCAAGTGGCAGGCGACGCCGACACCGGCGCCACTTATTACACCCATTGGCTCAATGCATTGGAGGCCATGGTGCTGACCAAGCAATTGGGCACAGCCGAGCAGATTCATGACCTGGAACATGCTTGGGAAGATGCCGCGGCGCGCACGCCGCACGGACAGCCCATCGTTTTGGACGTTCAAGGCTCGGGTGTATCGGTGTCCAACTGACCCCGCACCAGTTGCTGCCGTGCCAATTCGGCGAGGGCTTGGTACTTGCGCTTGAACGCATCGAGGTTGTCTTCCTCTAACTCTTCCAAATCCAGCAAGGCATTGTGGGCTCCTTGCGTGGCCCTGATCAATTCGTCCAACTTCAACTGAATGGCTTCCGTGTCGCGGTTCTGTGTGTTTTGAATCAAGAACACCATGAGAAACGTGACGATGGTGGTCCCTGTGTTGATGACCAACTGCCATGTGTCGCTGAACGCAAACAGTGGCCCCGTGAGAATCCACACCACGATCACGGCCACGGCCAAAGAAAACGTGCGCGGCTTGCCGCAGATGTGCGCCACTTTTTTAGCGAAATTGGCATAGGCATTGTTTTGCAACATGGCTTTGAACTTTCAAAAAACAAACACCCCGTTATGATGCGCCCATCTTTCGGAAAATAAAACTTGCGATTTCCATTTCTTCCTGTTGCCGCCCTCATGGGCAGTTTGATCACCTTGTGCGCAGGCACATCGCTGGCCAAAAGCTTGTTTCCATTTGTTGGCGCCGAAGGCACCACCACCTACCGACTGATTTTTTCCACGCTTTTGCTGATGGCCTTTTGGCGGCCTTGGCGGCGCGCCTGGACCTGGGCCGATGCACCACCCTTGGTGATGTTTGGCGCCACCTTGGGGGTCATGAACTTGCTGTTTTACAGCGCCATCAAAACTGTGCCCTTTGGATTGGCCATTGCCATTGAATTCACGGGCCCCTTGGCCGTCGCCTTGTGGTCTTCCAAAAAGCCGCTTGATTTTGTTTGGATTGTGTTGGCCGTCGTGGGAATGGGTTTGATCTTGCCTTTGTCCCAAACCATGGACGCGGGCAGCGCAAGCGCACTGGACCCGGTCGGCATTGCCTTCGCTTTGGGCGCTGGATTCTGCTGGGCCATGTACATCGTGTTGGGTCAGCGTGTGGCCGATCGCATTGGTGCCTTTGCCACCCCCATGGGCATGTTGGTGGCGGCCATGGTGGTCACGCCTTTTGGTATCAGCGTGGCCGGTACTTCTTTGTTGAATGTGGAATGGATGCTGACCGGTTTGGGCATTGCCTTGCTGTCAAGCGCCATCCCCTACAGCTTGGAAATGTATTCGCTCAAACACTTGCCCAAACAAACTTTCAGCATCTTGTTGAGTTTGGAGCCAGCCGTGGGAGCTTTGGCAGGTTGGTTGGTGCTGTCTGAGCAACTGACTGCACAGCAACTCAGTGCCATCGGACTGATCATGGCCGCTTCGATGGGAAGCGCCATGACCGCTGGTCAAAGAAACATCAAGGATTGATTCGGTACATCAAATGTCGATGTTGCCAGCGCGCAGCGCATTGCCTTCAATGAAGTTACGGCGTGGTTCGACCTCGTCGCCCATCAACATGGTGAACACGCGATCGGCTTCAATGGCGTCGTCAATTTGCACACGCAACAAACGGCGAACAGTGGGGTCCATGGTGGTTTCCCAAAGCTGTGCAGGGTTCATCTCGCCCAAGCCTTTGTAACGCTGGCGGCTGGTGGTGCGCTCGGCTTCGCCAATGAGCCACTGCATGGCTTGGCGGAAGTCGTTGGTCTTCTCTTCTTTTTGCTTGTCGCCTTCACCGCGCATGACCTTGGCACCTTCGCCGAGCAAGCCGCGGAAGGTATTGGCCGCCTCGGCCAATGCGCCGTAATCCGCACCGTGCACAAAGTCTTGCGTGATCACGCTGCTCTTGATGTTGCCATGGTGGCGACGGCTGATGCGAAGCAAGGGCTTGTCGGTGCGCGCATCAAACTCTGCGGTCACTTCGGCAGGCACACCAGTGGTGTTGAGTTCGCGCAGTTTGGCTTGCAAAGCAGGCGCGCATTCAGCGGCGTTGTCGAGGTTGTCGAGGTTGAGGGCCACACCATCGGCAATGGCGCGCAATGCTTCGGCATCCATGAAATTGGACAAGCGGTGAATGACGGCTTCGGCCACTTGGTGCTTACGCGCCAAAGACTCGAGTGTGTCGCCACTGAGCACCTGAGGTGATGCACCACCGGTGGCAATGCTGGCGTCTTTCAAAGCGATGCGGAGCAAGAAGCCATCAAGTGCGGGCGCATCTTTCAAATACAACTCTTCTTTGCCAGCCTTCACTTTGTAGAGGGGTGGCTGCGCAATGTAGATGTGGCCGCGTTCAACCAGGTCGGGCATTTGACGATAGAAGAACGTGAGCAGCAAGGTGCGAATGTGCGCGCCGTCCACGTCGGCGTCGGTCATGATGATGATGCGGTGGTATCGCAATTTGTCGACGTTGAAGTCATCGGTACCGCTCTTGCCCGATTCGGCAGAAGCTTTGCCAATACCCGTCCCAAGCGCTGTGATGAGCGTGACGATTTCGTTGCTGGTGAGCAATTTTTCGTAACGTGCTTTTTCAACGTTCAGAATCTTGCCGCGCAGTGGCAAGATGGCTTGGAATTTGCGATCACGGCCTTGCTTGGCAGAGCCACCGGCGGAGTCACCCTCCACGATGTAGATTTCGCAAAGTGCGGGATCTTTTTCTTGGCAGTCGGCCAACTTACCGGGCAAGCCCATGCCATCGAGCACACCTTTGCGGCGTGTCATTTCGCGGGCTTTGCGCGCAGCTTCACGAGCACGTGCAGCCTCGACAATCTTGCCGCACAAAATTTTGGCGTCGTTGGGGCGCTCTTCCAAAAAGTCACCCAAGGCTTTGGCCACGATGTCCTCTACGGGTGCGCGCACCTCGCTGGACACCAACTTGTCTTTGGTCTGGCTAGAGAATTTAGGCTCGGGTACTTTGACGCTGAGCACGCAGCACAAACCTTCGCGCATGTCGTCGCCACTGACTTCGACCTTTTGCTTCTTGGCAATTTCGTTTTTCTCAATGTACTTGCCAATGACACGTGTCATGGCCGCACGCAAACCTGTGAGGTGAGTGCCGCCATCACGTTGTGGAATGTTGTTGGTGAAGCACAAAACGCTTTCGTTGTAACCATCGTTCCACTGCATGGCCACTTCCACACCGATGCTGGTGCCGGGAATGCCGCCGTAGGAATCGGCAGGGCGCTCACCCATGGCAATGAACGCATTCGGGTGCAAGACTTTTTTGTTGGCGTTGATGAAATCAACGAAGCCCTTCACGCCACCAGCGCCAGAGAAGTCGTCCTCTTTGCCTGTGCGTTCGTCTTTCAAACGAATGCGCACACCGTTGTTCAAGAAGCTCAGTTCGCGCAAACGCTTGGCCAAAATTTCGTAATGAAAATCGTGGTTCTGCGTGAAGATGTCGGTGTCGGGCAAGAAGTGAACTTCGGTGCCGCGCTTTTCGGTGGCGCCCGTGATCTTCATGGGAGACACTTCAACGCCATCCACCATTTCGAGCAAACGGTTTTGCACAAAGCCTTTGGCAAATTCAATTTGATGCACTTTGCCATCGCGACGCACCGTCAGGCGCAACCACTTGCTGAGCGCGTTCACGCAGCTCACGCCCACGCCGTGCAAACCACCGGACACTTTGTAGCTGTTTTGGTTGAACTTGCCGCCTGCGTGCAATTCTGTCAAAGCAATTTCTGAAGCCGAACGCTTGGGCTCGTGCTTGTCGTCCATCTTCACACCGGTGGGAATGCCGCGGCCGTTGTCGGTCACGCTGATGGAGTTGTCGGAGTGAATGGTCACCACGATGTCATCGCAATGACCGGCCAAAGCTTCGTCGATGGAGTTGTCGACCACCTCAAACACCAAGTGGTGCAAGCCGGTGCCATCGGACGTATCGCCAATGTACATGCCAGGGCGCTTACGAACCGCTTCTAAGCCTTCCAAAATTTGAATCGAACCTTCGCCATAACCCTCAGAGGCGCCGGCTTGGTTGGTGTCGATGATGGGCTGAATGGTTGTGAACTCTTCGGCGCTAGGCTTGTTTTCTTCGGTCATTTTTACTTTTCTCAATCTCTCGAATGGCCGAAACCCGCGAATCAACGCGGGTTTCGAAAGGCTGTGCTTGGGGTGTTTTTAGATCACCGTCAATCAGTTCAGGCCTTAAATGCGCATGGGCATCACCACGTATTTGAACTGGTCGTTTTCTGGAATGGTGATGAGTGCAGAGCTGTTGGCATCGGCCAAATCAATGCGCACCATGTCTTGGCCCATGTTGGTGAGCACATCGATGATGTAGGTCACGTTGAAGCCAATTTCAATGCTGTCACCGCCGTAATCAATGTCGAGCTCGTCCACGGCTTCTTCTTGCTCGGCATTGGTCGACGCCACACGCAATGTGCCAGGATCCAAATTGAGGCGGACGCCTTTGAATTTGTCGCTGGTCAAAATTGCGGTGCGCTGCAAGCAAGACAACAAAGCTTGACGACCCAGCGTCAAATTGTTGCGATGGCCTTTGGGGATGACACGGTTGTAATCTGGGAACTTGCCTTCAACGAGTTTGGTCACAAACTCCATGCCCCCAAAACTGAACTTGGCTTGGTTGTTGGCAAACTGCATGTCGATGGCGCCTTCGGCGTCGCTGAGCAAGCGCTGCATTTCGAGCACCGTTTTACGCGGCAAGATGACTTCTTGTTTGTTGGGCACATCGGTGTCCAAAGTGGCAGACGCAAATGCCAATCGGTGACCATCGGTGGAGACCAAAGACAACTGCTTGCCTTCAGCCACAAACAAAATGCCGTTGAGGTAGTAACGAATGTCGTGCACGGCCATGGCAAAAGAAACTTGGCTGAGCAATTGCTTCAAGGTTTTTTGCGGAATGCTGAACACGGGGCCAAAGCTGGCGGCTTCTTGCACCAGCGGAAAATCTTCTGCAGGCAAAGTTTGCAAAGTGAATTTGGATTTGCCACCCTTCAAAATCAATTTGCTTTGGCTGGATTCCAAACTGACGGTTTGATCGGAAGGCATGGTGCGCAAAATGTCGATCAGTTTACGTGCGCCCACCGTGGTGGTGAAGTCGCCAGCATCACCGTCCATTTCGGCGGTGGTGCGAATTTGAATTTCAAGATCGCTGGTGGTCAACTGCAATGCTTTGCCAGTTTTGCGAATCAACACATTGGCCAAAACAGGCAATGTGTGACGACGTTCCACAATGCCAGAAACGGATTGCAAAACAGACAGCAATTTGTCTTGGGTGGCCTTCAGTACGATCATGTCTTCCTCTGTTTTCGGGGGGCCCCAATTTGGAATTTGGGAGCCCCTAGATTTTCGCTGATTTTTAGCCCTAAATTGCGCTTCGGGCCGCCTTAATTCAGCATTCTTTGGGGGGGCTTGCCCACCCCCTGGTTGGCGCCCATTTCAAAGGCTGCTTGTTGAGCCAGAAGGCTTAGCCCTTGAGGGTTTGCTCCAGAACGTGCAGTTGCTGATTCAACTCGGTCAACTGCTGACGTTCTGCGCTGATTTTGCGCACGGCATGCAACACTGTGGTGTGGTCACGCCCGCCGAATAATTCCCCAATTTCGGGCAAGCTTTTTTGGGTCAACTCTTTGGCCAAGTACATGGCAATTTGACGTGGCCGCGCAATGCTGGCCGGGCGCTTTTTGGAATACATGTCGGCGACCTTGATCTTGTAGTAATCGGCCACCGTTTTTTGGATGTTTTCAACGCTGATCTGTCGGTTTTGGATGGACAGCAAGTCGCGCAGGGCCTCACGCGCCAGTTGGATGGAGATTTCTTTCTGGTTAAAGCGCGAATAAGCCAAGATTTTGCGCAAGGCGCCTTCCAGTTCGCGCACGTTGGAGCGCACATTCTTGGCAACAAAGAAGGCCACTTCTTCGGGCATGACGCTGCCCTCGCTGATGGCTTTGTTGATCAAAATGGCCACCCGCATTTCAAGCTCAGGGGGCTCGATGGCCACCGTCAGGCCTGAATCAAAACGCGAGACCAAGCGTTCGTGAATGTCGGCCAAGCCTTTGGGATAGGTGTCGCTGGTCATCACGATGTGTGATTTTTTGGCCAGCAAAGCTTCGAAGGCATTGAAGAACTCTTCTTGGGTGCGGTCTTTGTTGGCAAAGAACTGCACATCGTCAATCAACAGCAAATCCAGCGAGTGGTAGCGATGCTTGAATTCATCAAAAGTTTTGCGCTGGTAGGCCTTAACCACATCTGACACAAATTGTTCGGCGTGAATGTAGAGAACTTTGGCATCGGGGCGATCGGCCAGCAATTTATTGCCTACCGCATGCACCAGGTGGGTCTTACCCAAACCCACGCCACCATAAATGAACAAGGGGTTGTAAAGATGCCCGGGCATGGTGGCCACGTGCATGGCCGCTGCGCGGGCCATGCGGTTGGCGGAACCTTCCACCAAGGTATCAAACGTCAAGGCCGTGTTCAAGCGGTGGCGATGGCCATCGCTGGGCGCTTCGTCGGGCAAGTCTGCTGGTTCTGGTCGCGCCTCCAATGCGGCCTTGGCCATTGAAAATGCTGTTTTTCCTTGTGCTTCTCTGGTAGCAAGCGCTAACTCAATTTGAATTTTTTGTCCGTGCAAGCGCGACAAAACATCGGCCAGCTTGGCACTGTATTGCGCACGAATCCAATCCAATTTGAAACGGTTGGCCACGTACAAAGTGACCTTGGAGAAGTCTTCCGAGACCTGCGCGGTGAGGGGTTTGATCCACGTATTGAACTGCTGCTCGGGCATTTCCTGCGAGAGTTCATCAAGGCAAACTTGCCAAAGTGCTTGGCCTGCTTCATCGCCATCGTGAGGGTGCTGTCCATTGCTCATGCGGGCATGCCTTGGGTGTGGACAGTTTGAAGAATCATGACGTTCAAAATAACTTTATCAAGAGTTTATCCACATCCAAAAAAGATGGGTTTGGGGCATCATAAACCAGAAAATTTGAACTGAAACTTGGTTTTTTTCAAGAAGCGCCAGACTTAGGGTTTGCCAGCCCCCCGAAAGTTTGCGATAATCGCCGGTTTCCTCCAAAAATAACCATGTGGTTTTGGAGGGTCTGTCATCAGGAACGTCAAAAATGAAACGCACATACCAACCTTCTAAAACACGCCGCGCACGTACTCACGGCTTTTTGGTTCGCATGAAAACTCGCGGCGGCCGTGCTGTGATCAACGCACGCCGCGCCAAAGGCCGTAAACGCCTGGCAGCTTAATTTAAGCGAGAGCAGCCGCGTGAGCCCAGCCCCTCAATGGCTTGGCTGCTGAGC is drawn from Limnohabitans sp. 103DPR2 and contains these coding sequences:
- the dnaA gene encoding chromosomal replication initiator protein DnaA, translated to MSNGQHPHDGDEAGQALWQVCLDELSQEMPEQQFNTWIKPLTAQVSEDFSKVTLYVANRFKLDWIRAQYSAKLADVLSRLHGQKIQIELALATREAQGKTAFSMAKAALEARPEPADLPDEAPSDGHRHRLNTALTFDTLVEGSANRMARAAAMHVATMPGHLYNPLFIYGGVGLGKTHLVHAVGNKLLADRPDAKVLYIHAEQFVSDVVKAYQRKTFDEFKHRYHSLDLLLIDDVQFFANKDRTQEEFFNAFEALLAKKSHIVMTSDTYPKGLADIHERLVSRFDSGLTVAIEPPELEMRVAILINKAISEGSVMPEEVAFFVAKNVRSNVRELEGALRKILAYSRFNQKEISIQLAREALRDLLSIQNRQISVENIQKTVADYYKIKVADMYSKKRPASIARPRQIAMYLAKELTQKSLPEIGELFGGRDHTTVLHAVRKISAERQQLTELNQQLHVLEQTLKG
- the nthA gene encoding nitrile hydratase subunit alpha, with product MASHSHDHDHDHSTLSEMDVRVRALETLLTQKGYIDTAAIDRIIETYETEVGPHNGAQVVAKAWAEPDFKAWLLEDATAAIASLGFTGRQGEHMVAVENTPELHNMVVCTLCSCYPWTVLGLPPVWYKSAAYRSRAVLEPRKVLADFGVTLPQSTRIRVWDSTAEVRYLVLPRRPAGTENLSQAELTKMVTRDAMIGTALV
- the nthB gene encoding nitrile hydratase subunit beta → MNGVHDMGGQQGFGPVHVEKNEPLFHADWESRAMAVTVAMGASGQWNIDLSRSARESLPPAVYLSSSYYEIWIRALEQLMLARGMVTQAELVSGQMTQAPVKVNRVLTRDTVDAALKAGSPTERPIDQAALFKVGQQVRARNMHPQGHTRLPRYVRGHTGTVVRVHGGHVFPDGHTLRATPPFNVPVQWLYTVVFKGTTLWGEQSDTTVEVTVDAWESYLEAVA
- a CDS encoding low affinity iron permease family protein; its protein translation is MLQNNAYANFAKKVAHICGKPRTFSLAVAVIVVWILTGPLFAFSDTWQLVINTGTTIVTFLMVFLIQNTQNRDTEAIQLKLDELIRATQGAHNALLDLEELEEDNLDAFKRKYQALAELARQQLVRGQLDTDTPEP
- the gyrB gene encoding DNA topoisomerase (ATP-hydrolyzing) subunit B; the encoded protein is MTEENKPSAEEFTTIQPIIDTNQAGASEGYGEGSIQILEGLEAVRKRPGMYIGDTSDGTGLHHLVFEVVDNSIDEALAGHCDDIVVTIHSDNSISVTDNGRGIPTGVKMDDKHEPKRSASEIALTELHAGGKFNQNSYKVSGGLHGVGVSCVNALSKWLRLTVRRDGKVHQIEFAKGFVQNRLLEMVDGVEVSPMKITGATEKRGTEVHFLPDTDIFTQNHDFHYEILAKRLRELSFLNNGVRIRLKDERTGKEDDFSGAGGVKGFVDFINANKKVLHPNAFIAMGERPADSYGGIPGTSIGVEVAMQWNDGYNESVLCFTNNIPQRDGGTHLTGLRAAMTRVIGKYIEKNEIAKKQKVEVSGDDMREGLCCVLSVKVPEPKFSSQTKDKLVSSEVRAPVEDIVAKALGDFLEERPNDAKILCGKIVEAARAREAARKAREMTRRKGVLDGMGLPGKLADCQEKDPALCEIYIVEGDSAGGSAKQGRDRKFQAILPLRGKILNVEKARYEKLLTSNEIVTLITALGTGIGKASAESGKSGTDDFNVDKLRYHRIIIMTDADVDGAHIRTLLLTFFYRQMPDLVERGHIYIAQPPLYKVKAGKEELYLKDAPALDGFLLRIALKDASIATGGASPQVLSGDTLESLARKHQVAEAVIHRLSNFMDAEALRAIADGVALNLDNLDNAAECAPALQAKLRELNTTGVPAEVTAEFDARTDKPLLRISRRHHGNIKSSVITQDFVHGADYGALAEAANTFRGLLGEGAKVMRGEGDKQKEEKTNDFRQAMQWLIGEAERTTSRQRYKGLGEMNPAQLWETTMDPTVRRLLRVQIDDAIEADRVFTMLMGDEVEPRRNFIEGNALRAGNIDI
- a CDS encoding EamA family transporter; this encodes MRFPFLPVAALMGSLITLCAGTSLAKSLFPFVGAEGTTTYRLIFSTLLLMAFWRPWRRAWTWADAPPLVMFGATLGVMNLLFYSAIKTVPFGLAIAIEFTGPLAVALWSSKKPLDFVWIVLAVVGMGLILPLSQTMDAGSASALDPVGIAFALGAGFCWAMYIVLGQRVADRIGAFATPMGMLVAAMVVTPFGISVAGTSLLNVEWMLTGLGIALLSSAIPYSLEMYSLKHLPKQTFSILLSLEPAVGALAGWLVLSEQLTAQQLSAIGLIMAASMGSAMTAGQRNIKD
- the dnaN gene encoding DNA polymerase III subunit beta — its product is MIVLKATQDKLLSVLQSVSGIVERRHTLPVLANVLIRKTGKALQLTTSDLEIQIRTTAEMDGDAGDFTTTVGARKLIDILRTMPSDQTVSLESSQSKLILKGGKSKFTLQTLPAEDFPLVQEAASFGPVFSIPQKTLKQLLSQVSFAMAVHDIRYYLNGILFVAEGKQLSLVSTDGHRLAFASATLDTDVPNKQEVILPRKTVLEMQRLLSDAEGAIDMQFANNQAKFSFGGMEFVTKLVEGKFPDYNRVIPKGHRNNLTLGRQALLSCLQRTAILTSDKFKGVRLNLDPGTLRVASTNAEQEEAVDELDIDYGGDSIEIGFNVTYIIDVLTNMGQDMVRIDLADANSSALITIPENDQFKYVVMPMRI
- the rpmH gene encoding 50S ribosomal protein L34, which gives rise to MKRTYQPSKTRRARTHGFLVRMKTRGGRAVINARRAKGRKRLAA
- a CDS encoding nitrile hydratase accessory protein, which translates into the protein MQNTHLTLEEIAQLCGGQMPLPVQDSQGAVFSEPWQAHAFAMTLQLHEKGLFTWPEWAAALTQEIRNAQVAGDADTGATYYTHWLNALEAMVLTKQLGTAEQIHDLEHAWEDAAARTPHGQPIVLDVQGSGVSVSN
- the yajC gene encoding preprotein translocase subunit YajC — protein: MFISSAFAQTAPAAAAAGGDMQSSLMSMLPLLLMFVVLYFVMIRPQMKKQKEHKAMIDALAKGDEIITAGGFLGKVSKLGDSFLSIEIANGVEVQMQRSAVVQVLPKGTIK